One Tachypleus tridentatus isolate NWPU-2018 chromosome 3, ASM421037v1, whole genome shotgun sequence DNA window includes the following coding sequences:
- the LOC143247799 gene encoding U-scoloptoxin(16)-Er12a-like isoform X2, whose product MLKGLQTGRCIDENSVPHMVGDTWYNDKKCEKLSCVYLEGFLYISGYGCGSFGYSSECLIVKEKGNYPKCCPSAKC is encoded by the exons gtCGATGTATCGACGAAAATTCTGTCCCCCACATGGTTGGTGACACTTGGTACAATGATAAGAAGTGTGAAAAGCTATCTTGTGTATATTTAGAAGGATTTCTGTACATATCTGGTTATGG GTGCGGGAGTTTTGGCTATTCATCTGAATGTCTGATAGTTAAAGAAAAAGGTAATTACCCAAAGTGCTGCCCTAGTGCAAAATGCTGA
- the LOC143247799 gene encoding U-scoloptoxin(16)-Er12a-like isoform X1, producing MLKGLQTGSFQALFVVLFVVIPAFSYMYLKPIRIGLGRCIDENSVPHMVGDTWYNDKKCEKLSCVYLEGFLYISGYGCGSFGYSSECLIVKEKGNYPKCCPSAKC from the exons AGCACTTTTTGTCGTACTTTTTGTTGTGATACCAGCATTCAGCTATATGTATTTAAAACCGATAAGAATCGGGCTGG gtCGATGTATCGACGAAAATTCTGTCCCCCACATGGTTGGTGACACTTGGTACAATGATAAGAAGTGTGAAAAGCTATCTTGTGTATATTTAGAAGGATTTCTGTACATATCTGGTTATGG GTGCGGGAGTTTTGGCTATTCATCTGAATGTCTGATAGTTAAAGAAAAAGGTAATTACCCAAAGTGCTGCCCTAGTGCAAAATGCTGA